A window of the Vigna angularis cultivar LongXiaoDou No.4 chromosome 3, ASM1680809v1, whole genome shotgun sequence genome harbors these coding sequences:
- the LOC108326659 gene encoding peptide chain release factor PrfB3, chloroplastic produces the protein MVMATMVSEHAFPTRTVHEVASSFSSKWRSSLGKKKPNVHLFQCSLRIRACNSSMANNKDIYNQVGLFSLKRKIEDAVLRAETFTSTALEIEEATKIKQEEMVRDFDMWDDPAKSNDVLVKLANSAKVVDSLKDMKYKLEEAKLINQLAEMNAIDYGLYKQAYEASLGVSDILDQYEISKLLKGPFDMAGACLVIKASLDDIHPKLWAEQLLSMYLGWAKRQGYEGRIVDKCLFKNGGINSATIEFEFERAYGYLSGEKGAHNLIRGSSNESSPLEACSATVDVIPMFFENNACDLEINSEDLIISSPSIQGENKRQTDLSVCIQHLPTGISVQSSGERSHFANKMKALNRLKAKLLVVAREQEVASIKSIQKDNIVSPWQEETRRYVFHPYKLVHDVKTGIEMPDLNYVLEGNIGTLIAAHINSRAMS, from the exons ATGGTTATGGCTACTATGGTGTCTGAACATGCTTTTCCCACAAGAACGGTTCATGAAGTTGCATCTTCTTTCAGCTCTAAATGGCGCTCTTCCCTGGGAAAGAAGAAGCCGAATGTTCACCTGTTTCAATGTTCTCTCAGAATTAGAGCTTGTAATAGTTCCATGGCCAACAACAAGGACATCTACAATCAAGTGG GTTTGTTTTCTCTAAAAAGGAAAATTGAAGATGCAGTTCTTCGCGCTGAAACATTCACTTCGACAGCCTTAGAAATTGAAGAAGCAACTAAGATTAAACAGGAAGAAATGGTGCGTGATTTTGATATGTGGGATGATCCAGCTAAGTCCAATGACGTCCTTGTCAAGTTGGCTAACAGTGCCAAGGTAGTTGATTCCTTAAAGGACATGAAATACAAG TTAGAGGAAGCAAAGTTGATCAATCAGTTGGCTGAGATGAATGCTATTGATTATGGGCTTTATAAACAAGCCTATGAAGCATCATTGGGTGTTAGTGATATTCTAGATCAGTATGAGATTTCTAAGCTTCTTAAGGGTCCATTTGATATGGCCGGAGCATGCTTGGTTATAAAAGCTTCACTTGATGACATCCATCCAAAG CTCTGGGCAGAACAGCTCCTAAGTATGTATCTTGGATGGGCTAAAAGACAAGGTTATGAAGGAAGGATTGTTGACAAGTGTCTGTTCAAGAATGGAGGAATTAATTCTGCAACTATAGAGTTTGAGTTTGAGCGTGCATATGGTTATCTTTCAGGGGAAAAAGGAGCTCACAACTTGATAAGAGGTTCTTCAAATGAGTCTTCTCCGCTCGAG GCTTGCTCAGCAACTGTAGATGTTATTCCCATGTTCTTTGAGAATAATGCTTGTGATCTTGAAATTAATTCTGAAGATTTGATTATCTCATCTCCGTCTATTCAAGGAGAAAACAAGAGACAAACAGATCTTTCAGTTTGCATTCAGCATTTACCTACTGGCATAAGTGTCCAATCCTCTG GTGAGAGAAGTCACTTTGCAAATAAGATGAAAGCACTAAACAGACTTAAAGCCAAACTTCTAGTGGTAGCAAGGGAACAAGAAGTTGCAAGCATAAAAAGTATACAGAAGGACAACATTGTGAGTCCATGGCAAGAAGAAACTAGGAGGTACGTTTTTCATCCGTACAAGTTAGTACATGATGTAAAGACAGGCATTGAGATGCCAGACCTGAACTATGTTCTTGAGGGGAATATTGGAACCCTTATTGCAGCTCATATTAATAGCAGAGCCATGTCATAA